Part of the Halopenitus persicus genome is shown below.
CTCACAGCCCTTCCTGTCCGCCCTGCGAGAGCAACACCACCATCGAGAGCCCGGAGATGACGAGCAGCAGCAGCGCCGGAACGGCGGCGTACTGGAAGTAGGCCGCCTCCTGGGCGCGCCAGATCTGTGTGACGATGGTCTCGAAGCCGGTCGGCCGAAGGATGAGCGTCACGGGGAGCTCCTTCATCGTGGTGAGGAAGACGAGCGCGGCACCCGCGGTGACGCTGGGGGCGATCAGTCGGAGGGTGACCCGGCGGAAGGCCCCGCCGGGGGTCTCACCCAGCGTCCGGGCGGCCTCGACGATCGTCGGGTCGACCTGGAGGACGCCCGACCGGAGCGTGCCGACCGCCTGCGGCGTAAACCGAATGACGTACGCGAAGACCAAAAGCGGGATCGTCTGGTAGATGCGGGGCGCGTAGGGGATCTCGAGGGCCTCATAGCCCGCGCCGAAGTAGACGAGCGCGAGCGCCAACACGATTCCCGGGACGGCGAACCCGACGTAGGTCACGCGCTCGGTGACCGCCGCAAGCGGCGACGAATCGCGGGCCGCGAAGTAGGCGATCGGCAGGGCCGCCAACACGGCGACCGCCGCCGCCGCCAGCGCCACCGTCGCGGAGTTGAGCGCGAAGCTCCACTCGAAGGCCAACGAGGGACGGCCGGCGTCCGCCCGGACGAGCCAGAGCCCGAGGATCCAGACCGGGACGACGAGCGCGAGGGTGACGACCCCGACCGGCAGCAGGGTGGCGGGCCACCGCCAGCGCCCCAGCGAGACCGGCGTCCCGCTCCGGCCGCCGGTGCCGCCCTCGACCGACCGGGTCGACCGGATCCGCTGTTCGAGCGCCAA
Proteins encoded:
- a CDS encoding ABC transporter permease; this encodes MRDARTILVAVRSRFGSVRSRLGSLETSRGLALLCVGIALAFVLPLSWLVIEAVTVDPERTRELLFRWRTAEILLNSLLLMGGVTALSILIGVPLAYLTTRTDLPFRRFFTVAVALPLVVPSYVGAFSFVSAFGPQGEFHDLLAPLGVERLPEIYGLHGAIVVITLYTYPYVYLTARASLLSLDTTLIEAARTLDHTRWEAFRRVTLPHIRPATAAGALLAALYAISDFGTPAIMRVSVFTQQIYVEYNAFGQEYAAMLSLQLLAVVLVVLALEQRIRSTRSVEGGTGGRSGTPVSLGRWRWPATLLPVGVVTLALVVPVWILGLWLVRADAGRPSLAFEWSFALNSATVALAAAAVAVLAALPIAYFAARDSSPLAAVTERVTYVGFAVPGIVLALALVYFGAGYEALEIPYAPRIYQTIPLLVFAYVIRFTPQAVGTLRSGVLQVDPTIVEAARTLGETPGGAFRRVTLRLIAPSVTAGAALVFLTTMKELPVTLILRPTGFETIVTQIWRAQEAAYFQYAAVPALLLLVISGLSMVVLLSQGGQEGL